A segment of the Oscillatoria sp. FACHB-1406 genome:
AATAATTTGACTTAATTATAGCGAGAGCGGAATTTTCAGAAAGATTTGCACTCTATTTGCCAAATCAATCCTTTGATTTTTGCTTTGTTTTCTCCTTGAACGCTTCATCTATGTGCATTGCCAGTCATGGAAAATATTTATTTTCAGACAGATTTATCCTTCCTTGGATTGCTCTCATTATGCCGATTGTACGTCACCCAGAAGGCCACAATCGGACTCATGACACCAACGCTGGGAGCCAGAATATTGATGAGGCTAATACTGCCAATCAGGATTGGGGAGGGATGAATCAATGGTTGATTTTGAGCATCGCGTCCAAAATTTTGCTGTCCCAGATCGGATAACCAGCCAAATGCGAAAATGTTGATGCTGAGTACCACTGAGGCTGCGATCGCCCATCCCTTCAAAATGCCAGGAGACAGATCTCGGCGAACAAAAACAGAGAGCAAAAAGAAGCCTAATGCTAGTATCCCACCAAGAGTTAAACCCGCGATCGCCAGACTGACAAGAGCGATCGCTTCAAAATCTCCAGGGTAAATATCCATCATGGCAACGATCGACACTCAATCTCTCCCGATCTCTAAGTTTGGCAGAAAGCAATAGCTAACGGCTAAAGTGAGCGGCGGCAGATAACCCATGTTTCACCACCAGTATATCTTGCCCGTCCGCTTCATCGACTTGTTGGGCTGCGTCACTACTGAAGTTTATTGAGGCAATATCCCAGTTTGGGATTATCCGAAAATAGGTTTATTGTACTTGATGTACACATGAGTGCTAAAGCCAAAGCACAATGAGATTTATTTCTAGCCATGAGTATGACATATTTTGTCGTTGTATGATTGCGGCTCGCAAGGACGCGCAACTTACTCAAGAATCTCTCGCTAAATATCTTCAAAAACCGCAATCTTTCGTATCAAAATATGAGAATGGTGAGCGACGCTTGGATGTTGTTGAGTTTCTTATAGTTAGCCGCGTAATTGGTGTAGATCCTTGTGTTCTTTTGAGTAAGGTTGAACAGCAAATATTTGAAGCGTCCCGTGAGGAAAAACTATGAACACACCGGATGTAATCAGACTTGCATCTCGATACCTTGCTAATTTAGCAGGGCATAAATTTGATGTTTTGGAGGTGTCTAAACCTGTAACTGTTGATTCAGCAGTTAATTTAGCCAAGGTAATCTCAAAGCTTTCACCGTTTCTTGGAAATTTAATTGAATTTAACACTGTTGAATTTTTGAACAAGCAAGATGATTTTTTTGAATTCGGAAAATGGAAGAGACAAGACCCAGGATTTCCAGACACTATTTTTGTTGGAGACGTTCAACCAACACCAGGATTAGAGATTAAAGCATGGTTTCCGTTAGCGACGGAAATAACTGCACGATTCAAAGATAGCCAAAATCACTTTCAGTTCGATCAAACTTATGTTGCAATGTTGGCATGGCTACCTGAGAAAATTATTTATGGAAAACCGTACATTCTAGACGTTTGTGTTGTATCTGGCTTATCAGTGGCTTTGGCTAGAGATACTCATTATCATAATCCACCAGACTATCTTATTCTAGAACCAGAAGATACAACCCAAAGAACCGCAAATCTTCAGCAAACAAACACCAGTGGTTATAAGTTTCAAGGTTCTGCCGATGAATTTTTAGAGGCTCAAAAAATAGTTGCTTCATGGGGTTCTGAAGCGAAAATCTATAAGCCAACTAGAGAGTATCAACAACTTCTACGAGAGTTATTGGTAGGGTATAAGTATAGACTGGATACTAATTTTGCAAAGATGGATAGGATTGTACATCCTGGTATTGAGGAGTTTAAGGAGCGTATTTATAATGTCGAAGTTTCCGGTATGACAGTAGGAGAATGGAATAGACTGTTATCAAGTCGTCGAGAAGATAGAATCAGAAAATTGCTCCAGGAACATCTAGAAATTAGAGAAGAGAATATTGATGAACTTCTTGATTAAATCGCTGGACTCCATAATAGAAGTAGTCTGGATCGATTTCACAAGAATAGGCTTTTCGGTTAATTTTTCTTGCTGCCAAAGATGCACTGAATAATCCTCCAAAAGGCTCCCAGATTATATCATTTTCATCACTTGAAGATTCAATAATCATACTCATCAAATCGAGAGGTTTTTGGTTAAAATGCAATGCCTTGCCAGAATTTGTTTTAACTCTTTCATTACCTCTCAGTGCTTGTCGTTCCCATACATTAGTAAAACCATAAGGGCATCTAAATTTCGAGCGCATTTTGCTCCATTCCTGCCCTGTTAAAGATTGATTACCATCTAATGAGAAGTAAGGCTTTCCTTCAGGACTACCATGTTCATTCGCGTAATTGACCAGCTTTTCAAACATTTCTGGAGGTGGAAAGTACCATAAGTGTCCCCGATCGAAATATTTTCTAGTCGCAGCATCTACTACGCCACACGCATCGTTTGCTCGTCGCAATGGTAATCTAGACCGTTTCCATTCATGTAACAACCAAGTCTTTAAAGTAAGTTCATTGAGTTTAACCTCTCTCACGTATTGAACGCATACCTCTGTAACTACTGGGAATCTACGGATTTTTTCTGTGTTAACATTTCCGGCAATATGACCCTTGCCTTTATTCCAAACATTGCAGTTAACATATCGCCAACCATACTTTTCTAAAATTGGATGCACAACAGCCCAGCCAATTTCTGAGTTCCAGAACCAGAGTGTTGTGCATGGCATTGCTGCATTTGACCATGCTTCAATATGAGGCTGATACCAATTGGGTAAATCAATGTGATCGGACGTATCTCCTTCAAAGCCAAGAACACCATAAGCTCCGTCTGAAACGATTACAGTAGGCTGCTCCCAGTTCTTGTAACATTCAAGACTGTCACCTAGCAATAATGAAACGCGTTCATCGCTCCATTCAGAGAAATTGAGTTTGGTATTTAGGTTTACAACCTTACCGCGCCCAACTGTACTCGTAGCTTTTCGTTTCAAAACTTCGGTAGAACTAGCTTTTGAATTAGATCGACTCATTTATTCTTGTAGCGCTTCAAATCCTGACGTATGTACTTTATCCCATTTTAGGATATTTGCATAGAGAGAAACACTAAAATTAATGGAGATTGCCGAAAAACTTCCAGTCCGTGGGAGTTTTATAGCAATCCATCTAGTATGCAGATATCTCTTCCTCGCGAAGATGGGCGCACCCGGAAAGTGCAAGATCGCCTATCATAGGTCAGAATACGCCTGTTCCCACGCTAACAGCGCCCGATGGTTCATATTAAGCGCGTCGAACTCTCACACTTTAAGTCCTTTGGCGGCACGACTCAGGTGCCGTTACTGCCCGGATTTACGGTGGTTTCGGGGCCGAATGGTTCGGGAAAATCGAATATCTTGGACGCGCTGCTGTTTGCGCTGGGTTTGGCGAGTTCTAAGGGGATGCGGGCGGAACGGTTGCCGGATTTGGTGAACCACAAGCAGGCGCAAGGACGCAATACGGCGGAAGTGAGTGTCAGCGTGACGTTCG
Coding sequences within it:
- a CDS encoding helix-turn-helix transcriptional regulator; this encodes MRFISSHEYDIFCRCMIAARKDAQLTQESLAKYLQKPQSFVSKYENGERRLDVVEFLIVSRVIGVDPCVLLSKVEQQIFEASREEKL
- a CDS encoding DNA methyltransferase codes for the protein MSRSNSKASSTEVLKRKATSTVGRGKVVNLNTKLNFSEWSDERVSLLLGDSLECYKNWEQPTVIVSDGAYGVLGFEGDTSDHIDLPNWYQPHIEAWSNAAMPCTTLWFWNSEIGWAVVHPILEKYGWRYVNCNVWNKGKGHIAGNVNTEKIRRFPVVTEVCVQYVREVKLNELTLKTWLLHEWKRSRLPLRRANDACGVVDAATRKYFDRGHLWYFPPPEMFEKLVNYANEHGSPEGKPYFSLDGNQSLTGQEWSKMRSKFRCPYGFTNVWERQALRGNERVKTNSGKALHFNQKPLDLMSMIIESSSDENDIIWEPFGGLFSASLAARKINRKAYSCEIDPDYFYYGVQRFNQEVHQYSLL